In Mustela nigripes isolate SB6536 chromosome 2, MUSNIG.SB6536, whole genome shotgun sequence, a single window of DNA contains:
- the TIMM29 gene encoding mitochondrial import inner membrane translocase subunit Tim29, translating into MATAALKRFWSRNREESGGPAAAKPGVWTRLGSWARVLLRDYAEACRDAAAAARARPWWAAVYTGLLGGAAACCALAPSEAAFEEALLDASGTLLLLAPATRNRASEDYVQRLLWLRGRGRLRHVNLGLCALVYEAPVDAEASLYQARCRYLQPRWTDFPDRILDLGFVGRWWVLAARMRDCDINDEEFRHLPAHLRVVGPHQLHSETNERLFDEKYKPVVLTDDQVDQALWEEQVLQKEKKDKLALSQADSLVRSEVPR; encoded by the exons ATGGCGACGGCCGCTCTGAAGAGATTTTGGTCCCGAAACCGAGAAGAGTCTGGTGGCCCAGCGGCCGCGAAGCCAGGCGTGTGGACGCGGTTGG gCTCCTGGGCCCGCGTGCTGCTCCGGGACTACGCCGAGGCCTGCCGggacgcggcggcggcggcgcgggctcGACCCTGGTGGGCGGCCGTGTATACGGGGCTGCTGGGCGGCGCGGCGGCCTGCTGTGCGCTGGCGCCGAGCGAGGCGGCCTTCGAGGAGGCGCTGCTGGATGCTTCGGGGACCCTTCTGCTGCTGGCCCCGGCCACGCGCAACCGCGCCTCCGAGGACTACGTGCAGCGGCTGCTGTGGCTGCGGGGTCGCGGCCGCCTCCGCCACGTGAACCTGGGCCTCTGCGCGCTGGTGTACGAGGCGCCCGTGGACGCCGAGGCCAGCCTCTACCAGGCCCGCTGCCGCTACCTGCAGCCCCGCTGGACCGACTTCCCGGACCGAATCCTGGACTTGGGCTTCGTGGGCCGCTGGTGGGTGCTGGCCGCCCGGATGCGCGACTGCGACATCAACGACGAGGAGTTCCGGCACCTGCCGGCTCATCTGCGCGTCGTCGGGCCGCATCAGCTGCATTCCGAGACCAACGAGCGGCTCTTTGACGAGAAGTACAAGCCTGTCGTGCTCACCGACGATCAGGTGGACCAGGCGCTGTGGGAGGAGCAGGTcttgcagaaggagaagaaagacaaacTCGCCCTGAGTCAGGCCGACTCCCTGGTGCGGTCGGAGGTCCCCAGATGA
- the YIPF2 gene encoding protein YIPF2 isoform X3, with product MAAADELAFHEFEEASDLLAETPDAATTSGSNQLTPQGHVAVAVDSGGSYGVEEEVEESDRTALLQEEKQQPGFWTFGYYQSFFDVDTSQVLDRIRGSLLPRPGHNFVRHHLRNRPDLYGPFWICATLAFVLAVTGNLTLVLAQRRDPSIHYSPQFHKVTVAGITIYCYVWLVPLALWAFLRWRKGVRERMGPYTFLETVCVYGYSLFVFIPTVVLWLIPVPWLQWLFGGLALALSAASLVFTLWPVVREDTRLVAAVLLSTVVLLHALLAVGCKAQHEGKPLPALPLRP from the exons ATGGCAGCGGCCGACGAGCTGGCCTTCCACG AGTTCGAGGAAGCTTCTGATCTGCTGGCCGAGACCCCAGATGCGGCCACCACCAGTGGAAGCAATCAGCTGACCCCACAGGGGCACGTGGCCGTGGCGGTGGACTCGGGTGGCAGTTATGGAGttgaggaggaagtggaggagagTGACAGGACTGCG CTCCTacaggaggagaagcagcagcccgGATTCTGGACGTTTGGCTACTATCAGAGTTTCTTTGACGTGGACACATCCCAG GTCCTGGACCGAATCCGAGGCTCGCTGCTGCCCCGGCCTGGCCACAACTTTGTGCGGCACCATCTGCGGAATCGGCCAGACCTGTATG GCCCCTTCTGGATCTGTGCCACACTGGCTTTCGTCTTGGCCGTCACTGGCAACCTGACCCTGGTGCTGGCCCAGAGGAGAGACCCCTCTATCCACTACAGCCCCCAGTTCCACAAGG TGACCGTGGCCGGCATCACCATCTACTGCTACGTTTGGCTGGTGCCGCTGGCGCTGTGGGCCTTCCTGCGGTGGCGGAAGGGGGTCCGCGAGCGCATGGGGCCTTACACCTTCCTGGAAACCGTGTGCGTCTATGGCTACTCCCTCTTTGTCTTCATTCCCACTGTG GTCCTGTGGCTCATCCCTGTCCCATGGCTGCAGTGGCTCTTCGGGGGGCTGGCCCTGGCCCTGTCAGCCGCTAGCCTGGTGTTCACTCTCTGGCCTGTTGTCCGAGAGGACACCAGGTTGGTGGCTGCGGTGCTGCTCTCGACTGTCGTGCTGCTCCACGCCCTCCTGGCCGTGGGCTGTAAG GCCCAGCATGAGGGGAAACCGCTGCCCGCCCTGCCCCTCAGACCATGA
- the YIPF2 gene encoding protein YIPF2 isoform X1, with protein MAAADELAFHEFEEASDLLAETPDAATTSGSNQLTPQGHVAVAVDSGGSYGVEEEVEESDRTALLQEEKQQPGFWTFGYYQSFFDVDTSQVLDRIRGSLLPRPGHNFVRHHLRNRPDLYGPFWICATLAFVLAVTGNLTLVLAQRRDPSIHYSPQFHKVTVAGITIYCYVWLVPLALWAFLRWRKGVRERMGPYTFLETVCVYGYSLFVFIPTVVLWLIPVPWLQWLFGGLALALSAASLVFTLWPVVREDTRLVAAVLLSTVVLLHALLAVGCKFYFFQPLPLAHPAPPTQAASLSPDLPPPPTSSAHTT; from the exons ATGGCAGCGGCCGACGAGCTGGCCTTCCACG AGTTCGAGGAAGCTTCTGATCTGCTGGCCGAGACCCCAGATGCGGCCACCACCAGTGGAAGCAATCAGCTGACCCCACAGGGGCACGTGGCCGTGGCGGTGGACTCGGGTGGCAGTTATGGAGttgaggaggaagtggaggagagTGACAGGACTGCG CTCCTacaggaggagaagcagcagcccgGATTCTGGACGTTTGGCTACTATCAGAGTTTCTTTGACGTGGACACATCCCAG GTCCTGGACCGAATCCGAGGCTCGCTGCTGCCCCGGCCTGGCCACAACTTTGTGCGGCACCATCTGCGGAATCGGCCAGACCTGTATG GCCCCTTCTGGATCTGTGCCACACTGGCTTTCGTCTTGGCCGTCACTGGCAACCTGACCCTGGTGCTGGCCCAGAGGAGAGACCCCTCTATCCACTACAGCCCCCAGTTCCACAAGG TGACCGTGGCCGGCATCACCATCTACTGCTACGTTTGGCTGGTGCCGCTGGCGCTGTGGGCCTTCCTGCGGTGGCGGAAGGGGGTCCGCGAGCGCATGGGGCCTTACACCTTCCTGGAAACCGTGTGCGTCTATGGCTACTCCCTCTTTGTCTTCATTCCCACTGTG GTCCTGTGGCTCATCCCTGTCCCATGGCTGCAGTGGCTCTTCGGGGGGCTGGCCCTGGCCCTGTCAGCCGCTAGCCTGGTGTTCACTCTCTGGCCTGTTGTCCGAGAGGACACCAGGTTGGTGGCTGCGGTGCTGCTCTCGACTGTCGTGCTGCTCCACGCCCTCCTGGCCGTGGGCTGTAAG ttttacttcttccagcCGCTGCCTCTGGCGCACCCGGCCCCCCCAACACAGGCTGCATCTCTGTCCCCAGACCTCCCGCCGCCGCCCACCTCTAGCGCCCACACCACCTAG
- the YIPF2 gene encoding protein YIPF2 isoform X2, with the protein MAAADELAFHEFEEASDLLAETPDAATTSGSNQLTPQGHVAVAVDSGGSYGVEEEVEESDRTALLQEEKQQPGFWTFGYYQSFFDVDTSQVLDRIRGSLLPRPGHNFVRHHLRNRPDLYGPFWICATLAFVLAVTGNLTLVLAQRRDPSIHYSPQFHKVTVAGITIYCYVWLVPLALWAFLRWRKGVRERMGPYTFLETVCVYGYSLFVFIPTVVLWLIPVPWLQWLFGGLALALSAASLVFTLWPVVREDTRLVAAVLLSTVVLLHALLAVGCKPLPLAHPAPPTQAASLSPDLPPPPTSSAHTT; encoded by the exons ATGGCAGCGGCCGACGAGCTGGCCTTCCACG AGTTCGAGGAAGCTTCTGATCTGCTGGCCGAGACCCCAGATGCGGCCACCACCAGTGGAAGCAATCAGCTGACCCCACAGGGGCACGTGGCCGTGGCGGTGGACTCGGGTGGCAGTTATGGAGttgaggaggaagtggaggagagTGACAGGACTGCG CTCCTacaggaggagaagcagcagcccgGATTCTGGACGTTTGGCTACTATCAGAGTTTCTTTGACGTGGACACATCCCAG GTCCTGGACCGAATCCGAGGCTCGCTGCTGCCCCGGCCTGGCCACAACTTTGTGCGGCACCATCTGCGGAATCGGCCAGACCTGTATG GCCCCTTCTGGATCTGTGCCACACTGGCTTTCGTCTTGGCCGTCACTGGCAACCTGACCCTGGTGCTGGCCCAGAGGAGAGACCCCTCTATCCACTACAGCCCCCAGTTCCACAAGG TGACCGTGGCCGGCATCACCATCTACTGCTACGTTTGGCTGGTGCCGCTGGCGCTGTGGGCCTTCCTGCGGTGGCGGAAGGGGGTCCGCGAGCGCATGGGGCCTTACACCTTCCTGGAAACCGTGTGCGTCTATGGCTACTCCCTCTTTGTCTTCATTCCCACTGTG GTCCTGTGGCTCATCCCTGTCCCATGGCTGCAGTGGCTCTTCGGGGGGCTGGCCCTGGCCCTGTCAGCCGCTAGCCTGGTGTTCACTCTCTGGCCTGTTGTCCGAGAGGACACCAGGTTGGTGGCTGCGGTGCTGCTCTCGACTGTCGTGCTGCTCCACGCCCTCCTGGCCGTGGGCTGTAAG cCGCTGCCTCTGGCGCACCCGGCCCCCCCAACACAGGCTGCATCTCTGTCCCCAGACCTCCCGCCGCCGCCCACCTCTAGCGCCCACACCACCTAG